One region of Manis pentadactyla isolate mManPen7 chromosome 9, mManPen7.hap1, whole genome shotgun sequence genomic DNA includes:
- the LOC118934980 gene encoding olfactory receptor 10A3-like, with the protein MNWQNQSSVVEFILLGFSSFPELQEKLFGVFLIVYLVTLVGNALIIVIISLEQSLHIPMYLFLLNLSAVDVSFSAVIMPEMLVVLSTEKASISFVSCFAQMYCILFFGGTECFLLGAMAYDRFAAICHPLSYPLVMNRRVFMKLVMFSWVSGIMVATVQTTWVFSFPFCGPNEINHLSCETPAVLELACADTFLFEIYAFTGTLLIIMVPFLLILLSYIRILFAILKMPSTTGRQKAFSTCASHLTSVTLFYGTANMTYLQPKSGYSPETKKLMSLSYSLLTPLLNPLIYSLRNSEMKRALMKLWRRKVDLHPF; encoded by the coding sequence ATGAATTGGCAAAATCAGAGTTCTGTGGTTGAATTCATCCTCTTGGGCTTTTCTAGCTTTCCTGAACTCCAAGAGAAGCTCTTTGGGGTTTTCTTGATTGTTTATCTGGTCACCCTAGTAGGAAATGCCCTCATTATTGTCATCATCTCCCTGGAACAGAGCCTCCACATTCCCATGTACCTGTTCCTCCTGAACTTGTCTGCGGTGGATGTGAGTTTCAGTGCGGTCATTATGCCTGAGATGCTGGTGGTCCTCTCCACTGAGAAAGCATCGATTTCATTTGTGAGCTGTTTTGCACAGATGTATTGCATCCTTTTTTTTGGTGGGACTGAGTGTTTTCTCCTGGGGGCAATGGCTTATGACCGATTTGCTGCAATCTGTCATCCTCTGAGCTACCCACTGGTTATGAACAGAAGAGTTTTCATGAAACTGGTGATGTTCTCATGGGTTTCAGGAATCATGGTGGCTACTGTGCAGACCACATGGGTTTTTAGTTTTCCCTTCTGTGGCCCCAATGAAATTAATCATCTCTCTTGTGAAACCCCAGCAGTGCTAGAGCTTGCATGTGCAGACACCTTTCTGTTTGAAATCTATGCATTCACCGGTACCCTTTTGATTATCATGGTTCCTTTCTTGTTGATACTCTTGTCTTATATTCGCATTCTCTTTGCCATCCTGAAGATGCCATCAACCACTGGGAGGCAaaaggccttttccacctgtgCCTCCCATCTCACCTCAGTTACCCTCTTCTATGGCACAGCCAATATGACTTACTTACAGCCCAAATCTGGCTACTCCCCAGAAACCAAGAAGCTGATGTCATTGTCTTACTCACTTCTTACACCTCTCCTGAACCCTCTGATCTACAGCTTGCGGAACAGTGAGATGAAAAGAGCTTTGATGAAGTTATGGCGAAGAAAAGTGGATTTACACCCATTCTGA
- the LOC118934979 gene encoding olfactory receptor 10A3 has product MKRQNQSSVVEFILLGFSSFPELQEKLFGVFLIVYLVTLVGNALIIVIISLEQSLHIPMYLFLLNLSAVDVSFSAVIMPEMLVVLSTEKASISFVSCFAQMYCILFFGGTECFLLGAMAYDRFAAICHPLSYPLVMNRRVFMKLVMFSWVSGIMVATVQTTWVFSFPFCGPNEINHLSCETPAVLELACADTFLFEIYAFTGTLLIIMVPFLLILLSYIRILFAILKMPSTTGRQKAFSTCASHLTSVTLFYGTANMTYLQPKSGYSPETKKLMSLSYTLLTPLLNPLIYSLRNSEMKRALMKLWRRKVDLHPF; this is encoded by the coding sequence atgaaaaggcaaaatcagaGTTCTGTGGTTGAATTCATCCTCTTGGGCTTTTCTAGCTTTCCTGAACTCCAAGAGAAGCTCTTTGGGGTTTTCTTGATTGTTTATCTGGTCACCCTAGTAGGAAATGCCCTCATTATCGTCATCATCTCCCTGGAACAGAGCCTCCACATTCCCATGTACCTGTTCCTCCTGAACTTGTCTGCGGTGGATGTGAGTTTCAGTGCGGTCATTATGCCTGAGATGCTGGTGGTCCTCTCCACTGAGAAAGCATCGATTTCATTTGTGAGCTGTTTTGCACAGATGTATTGCATCCTTTTTTTTGGTGGGACTGAGTGTTTTCTCCTGGGGGCAATGGCTTATGACCGATTTGCTGCAATCTGTCATCCTCTGAGCTACCCACTGGTTATGAACAGAAGAGTTTTCATGAAACTAGTGATGTTCTCATGGGTTTCAGGAATCATGGTGGCTACTGTGCAGACCACATGGGTTTTTAGTTTTCCCTTCTGTGGCCCCAATGAAATTAATCATCTCTCTTGTGAAACCCCAGCAGTGCTAGAGCTTGCATGTGCAGACACCTTTCTGTTTGAAATCTATGCATTCACCGGTACCCTTTTGATTATCATGGTTCCTTTCTTGTTGATACTCTTGTCTTATATTCGCATTCTCTTTGCCATCCTGAAGATGCCATCAACCACTGGGAGGCAaaaggccttttccacctgtgCCTCCCATCTCACCTCAGTTACCCTCTTCTATGGCACAGCCAATATGACTTACTTACAGCCCAAATCTGGCTACTCCCCAGAAACCAAGAAGCTGATGTCATTGTCTTACACATTGCTTACACCTCTCCTGAACCCTCTGATCTACAGCTTGCGGAACAGTGAGATGAAAAGAGCTTTGATGAAGTTATGGCGAAGAAAAGTGGATTTACACCCATTCTGA